Genomic DNA from Acomys russatus chromosome 24, mAcoRus1.1, whole genome shotgun sequence:
CACCAGGGAAATGTGGGCCTGAGTCCCTGGATCTAAGTAGTCAGCACGTTCCTTTCAGAGAAGTTCTGGATTCCAGCCGTAGGATCACCAGATAGTTGCCTCAGCTCTCATGCCAGCCTTACAGGCAACATTCTGACATCCCCACTGACTGAGGCAAGGGTATGCTGTCCACTGCCACGGCGCCATTGTTCCACTTGGAACTTCCTCCCCACAGAGAGGTTTCTCCACAGAGACTGTAAATTCCTTTAAATTATATGCAGCTCTCACTCttgttctgtgtctctgtctctgtgtgtgtgtgtgcatgcgtgtgtgcacaaaCATGCCTGTACATTGTGGACAAGTCTCTGAGGAGGCCCATAGCTGTTATTACCTTGAAGGGCCTGCGACTCCAGGAAAACAACTGTGACCCCACACATCATAGAAACATCCACATTCTTGTTTGTCCATTGTGCCTGGGAGTCAGGTCACTGTGGGGTCTCATCAGCCTTGGGATTCCCTCACTCAGATGAAGTTCTGCATCTGCCAGCTAGCTGAGAGCAGCCAGGCTTCCTGGACTACAGGGAACGACTCCTCTCTGGCCAGGCCTATGCTTCTCCTCTGACAAGCTTCCTCCCCATGTCCAAGGTCAATTTCTAGGTGCCAGCTGAGATGCCATGTCCTTCTCTAAAACCTCTGATACCTTGGTTCTGGACTAGGGGCCCTAAGCCACTCCCTTAAGGTGCCCCCACCTTTCCCCTCCAGGGCCATGCCTTTCATTGGTGGCCTGCTCCAGGATGCAGTCAACTATTTGCAGTCTTCACGTCAGAGCATCAGCTCCAGTGGGAAGGGGCCAGGGGCCAGCTTCTCTCTGCTCTACCCAGCACCAAGCATGGCGTCTAGAACACACTAGGAGGCCACTAATGCGAGGTGAAGGGATCCATACAAAAGGCCGTGCCTTACTCTCTCAGCAGCACACTTAAGTGCTGTCACAGTTAAGCTATGAGTGCCCTTGCTCCCAAGCTGTGGCAGCAAACAGACTTGCCAGCCATGAGTTCAAGGAGACATCCAGATAACCCACACTTGTCTCTTTCTTACTAGATGCACAagcaggtgcacacatgtgtttagTCATCCCTGCAGGGGAAGAGAAAAAGTGTCCGTGGTGTCAGCATACACCTACCGGCATTTCTCAGAAAGCGGTTCCGGTAATCCTTGATGATCCTGGTGACAGGGTCATAGAAGCCGTCTCCACAGTCATAGCAGCCTGGAGGGATAGTTCTGGGTGGGTCCATGTTGGAGAGTTGAGAGATACCTTGAGGAGGCACAAAGGACAATCAGTACATCATATGGCCACTCGCAAACCCAGTGCTCAAATGTCACCCCTGGCTGATGTGTGGCTGGTACCACTGTGGAGCCAAACACTCCCTTAGCAGGGCCAAGAGCAAAGTCAGCAAGAACAAATCCCAGGGAGCTTTTGGCAAAGAGGCTGTGGGAAAGGCCTCGGGAGCTGGACCGTTGCCTTCCCTGCCTTCACCCTCACCCATTTCTTGGGCCATCACGACAAAGTTCTGAGGTCAGAGAAACCCTGAGGCAGACCAAGCCCTGCATCTGGACATTTTCCAAAATGGCCATGGTGGTATCATTCACTGTTTCTTGTGTGCTAGACATTTGGTGCCTCCAGTCTCAGGTAATCCCCAGAGCAGCCCCATCTTACAGAGAAAAGAACTCAGGTCGAGTAACAGGCCCAGTGCTAGGAAGTTAGGAAGCAGCCTGGCCCTGGGAGCTGGGGGCTAAGTGGGTCTGAGTCTGATTCCTAAGTCAGGGCTGCTGAAATCCCAGGAGGGAAAGAAAATCATATAGACATTTTAGAGCTTAGCATGTCCTGGCTGGAGTAATGGAGGATGCTGGGATTTTCCATTGTTATCTCTTTTTAATTGCAAAattctggctttctctttctctgagcagAAAGCTGAATGGTCCCCATGCCGTGTTTACAGGTCTGTATCCTGCAAAAGCAAATACTCTAATCTTGTCTAATTATGCACTTGACCCTGACTCTAGACAAATCACGTGTGTATGGGCAGTGATTACTGAACGCCTTCTCCATGCCAGTGGCCTTGAAGCCATTCACAGTGCCTCAACCTCAGGCTAGTGGCCATCTTAGGGCAGTGTGGAGAAGTCAAGGTCACCCTTAGCCATCTCAGTTTCCAACTTGGTGATGCAGGGAAGGGGGGTGTGGTCACGTAGGGCACCCTGGACAGTAAAAGAAACAAGATAGGGACTAGAGGAAGCCTCGGCCAGGACCCAGCCCACAGAGCACGGCTTCCATCAGCCTCTCTGCCTGTTTTCCCACCCTCTTGCTAGTGCTTACATATTTTTAGCATGGCAGCTGTATGTACCTAACATGCATGTAAAGCACTTATCTAGGTTCAGACTCCCTTATTGCTGATGGGCTCATAAGGCAGAAAACCCTGCTGCCCTGATTCAGAAGGGGaaagctgaggcacagagaggcagagtcTCTTGGTCTCATTCTCCGGGCCAGCCTGGTGGGGCTGGCTTCTGTGGCTCTCCTGGGTTGGCTGCATCTGTCTTCCCCTTGAGATGGTTCCGTGAGGACCAGGGACTCATCTCTAACACCACTGGTCTCCCACTCAGTGTAGGTGTGCTACCTGAGGGCTTCAGGCCGTGGCAGATCTCCGTGTAGAACCTCCGGTCGTAGCTGTCGCAGTAGTGCCAGTGTTTGTCCTCATACTCCAGCCCATCCGTGAAGGTGTACTGGCCCTGGGAGAAAAGAAGCAGCCGGGCACCAGAGGAAGCCCAAGCCAAAGCCCTTCTGGTTGTTGCCAAGGCAACAGTTGGCTTCTCACTGCCACAGGAAAGAAGTGAGTGGCCCTGTCATGGTGGCCCTGGTTGTGAGGattagaggagacagagacagcaccAAACCCTGTGCTTGACACAGAAAGCATGGCGGCTTTGCACTGTGCTGGGCAGGCAACCTACTCTCTTGGCTCTCTCAGGCTCCTTTGTTTATAGGATTAGGATGATACTGCCCATCTATAAAAGGGGTGTCTGGGGATTTGGTGAGATAGATACATGCCAAGCTATGCTgggagacgtgtgtgtgtgtgtgtgtgtgtgtgtgtgtgtgtgtgtgtgtgtgtgtgtgggtatgtgtgtggtgtgtatgtgtgtggtgtgtgtgtggtgtgtggtgtgtatgtgtgtgtgtggtatgtgtatgtggtgtgtgtggtgtgtgtggtgtgtggtaggtggtgtgtgtggggtttgtggtgtatgtggtgtgtgtgtctgtatctgtgtgtgtgtgtgtttcccaaagAGATTAGCATCTGAGACAATGGACTGAGTACAGAGATCACTTTCACGCATGCACTGTCTGTTCTGTTCAAGGCCCTATCAGAACCCAGGGCAAAGGAGGGACCTCTGTGCTCTCAGCTGTGCTGGCATACCCATTTCCTCCTGGCCCTGGGCATCGGCACggctggcctctgcctggcaCTCACCCCACCACCTCTCTAGGTTCTCAGCCTTTCAGTTTGGACATGAACTACAGTCCTGGCTTCTCCTGGGTCTCCAGCTTACAGAGGACAGACTGTGCTCCAGCTTCCATTAGCTCAGGAGCCAGTCTCTTTCTGTGTATCTGCCGGTGCCCTTCTCTGAGTCCTTAACACACACAGGAGAAGCATTCACAcatgttgttatttttctcttactaTTATCGTAGCTACAAAGGTCAGAGCCAGGAGCCACAGGCTCTTGTTCGGGCACgtgctttctgttcttgttgtttcAGTGCTAGAGGGAGACTCAGGATGTAGGAACTGCAGCCGCTGAGCATCAGGAAGCATGGCTGGAAACTCCCACCGTACTATTTGttcactgtgtgaccttgggcaagtcacatCCCTTTCCTGAGGCTTAGGTTCCATGagctataaaagaaaaagcactagCCTTTTTTTAGGTCATGAGTCAGGCCCGGCACACTCTCAGGGAAGCTCACGAGAGTGGAGTCATTTTCCCATAGAAAAAACATAGTTTCATATCCACAGGggcttttcttgtgtgtgtaagTCAGGAGGTTCCACTGACCCCAAGTTCTGCTCGTGCCCTATAAACCCCAGGATCAGGACCTATGGATTAGATAGCTTAGGAGATGTGGTGATAGATAGGAAACGGTGATACTTATTGAGTGCCCACTGTGTGTTAGGAAATGGCTCAAAAGTTGAGCACGTCTGcaggaatctgtgtgtgtgttcccaccctcccttttgTAAAAGAACTTCCCTGGAGTCACCCACTGTGAGCGTCCTTACAAGAGAGAGGTAGACAGGTGAGAGGATGAGATGGCAGGAGCAGGGGAGAAGAAGCAACTGGGTGCTGTAAGCAGAGTATGGAGTGACTGCTCGTCAGGAGCCAAGGCATGCAGGCAGCTTCCAGACActagggggaaaggagaggagacgGATTCTCTCCCTGGAGTGTCCCTGCTGACCCTGTTTAGACTCCCAGTCCCAGAACCATAAGATGGTGAGTGGAGGCGGATTTGAGATGCTGAACTGGGGTGTAACCCGTCATGGCAGCACTGGGTAGGCAAGGTGATTGTCTCCAGTTTAAGCATGAGGAGCATGAATTTTAGAGAGGTAGAGACAGTGGCCAAAAGATCAGACAGTAAGCAAAACAGCAGGGTGGAGGAGAGCCTAGACTCCTGGGAGAATGAcaagtgggggaaggagagagtggaaagcGGTGAGCAATAATGGGAGAGGAGGGTCAGGTGCTACAGCAGGCAGCGGGGCTCTTCCTGCCTGGGGACCTTCCCCAAACCCCAGCTGCTCACCTTCACCACCAATCCCTTCTCCCAGATGGCATCGAATCGGCTACCGCTGGGGAAGAACAGGGTCCCTTCTCCGTGGAACATGCCGTCCTTCATCTCCCCCACGTATCTTGTGGCAGTAGGGAGAATGTATTCTGCATTGCCCTCCATCCTGGAAGGACATGGGAAGCCACTGAGTTCGGCATGGCAGCCGGGGGGCAGAGAGAAAAATGTTCATGCGTTCACTCTCTACGTCTTCAGAGGTCATTGCCCCTCAAAATTCTGTCAGAGTTTTTCTGGTGCTCTGTTTCCATcaaaacttcaaaaacaaaacaaaacaaaacaaaaaacaaacaacaacaaatggggtatggtggcgcacacctttaatcccagcacttggaaggcagaggcaggcagatcgccgtgagttcgaggccagcctggtctacaaagtgagtctagggctggagagatggctcagtggttaagagcaccgcctgctcttccaaaggacaagggttcaatccccagcaaccatatggcagctcacaactgtctgtaactccaagatctgacaccctaacaccaacgcacatacacacacacaaaaaaaattaaaaagtgagcCTAAGagagccaagcctacacagagaaaccctgtcttgaaaaaaaacgggggtgggggggggactaaaaaggaaaatttttttttgtttaagatgGGGCAATTTTTGGTCTGCTATTCTCCCCTCCCTAAAGCCTGTCCTGTAGATTATACGGTTCACTGAAATGCCTCCTCGCTACAGCAAAGCCACAAAGTAGACACTGTGAGAGACCAGCAGCTAGGGAGCAGATTCTGTGTCTCCTGGGTCCACTGTGACCAGCCTGGCCCTGCCCACGAAGCCGCACCggtcttgctttttaaaaagtccttgtTCTGTCAAATGTTACTTTGGGCAAGCTACATAAACCACTCTGCATCCTACCTTACTTCTCTCGTGTGTCAAATGGGAATCACTGTGAGGAGGAGATAATACACAGCGCCTGCTACAAAATGTGGatggtctttcttctttccctgtgttctGAAACAGAATTATCTAGAACTCAACTGTGCAGTGCTCCCAAAACCAATCATGATCAAGAGGTCAgagatgagccgggcgtggtggtgtacgcctttaatcccaccactcgggaggcagaggcaggcggatcgctgtgagttcgaggccagcctggtctacaaagcaagtccaggacagccaaggctacacagagaaaccctgtctcaaaaaacaaaacaaaacaaacaaaaaaaaagaggtcagagATGCCATACATTatatctttatttacttatttgtttgttttggagacagggactcactctCTAGCTCATGCTGACCTGGAGcccatggcaatcctcctgccttagcctctcaaatgttgggattataggtataaGCTGCCAAACcaggtttttcatttttatatttagataTTGTACAAGCAAGTCATGAATTTAATGTTTTGTTAAGATAGCTGTATGAgtgctaggcacagtggcacacgtctgtaatcccagcactcaaggaggcagacagaggcaggcagatctctgtgagttcgaggccagcctggtctacaaagtgacttccaggacagttaagactacacagaaaccgtgattcaggaaaaaaaaaaaaaaagacagctttaTGAAGCATAGTTGACATGCAAAACTATATACATACTTACAGTGTACAATTT
This window encodes:
- the Morn5 gene encoding MORN repeat-containing protein 5, yielding MQYTGSKFIGSYVNGRMEGNAEYILPTATRYVGEMKDGMFHGEGTLFFPSGSRFDAIWEKGLVVKGQYTFTDGLEYEDKHWHYCDSYDRRFYTEICHGLKPSGISQLSNMDPPRTIPPGCYDCGDGFYDPVTRIIKDYRNRFLRNADDDEHEWIVRTCRKGWAKPASPPPEKP